The Parafrankia irregularis DNA segment CGGCGGCCAGATCGGTGCGCGCCGATCGGCTGCTGCGGGTGCTGCCCGAGTACGCGTCCGCCGACACGTTCGACGACCGCGAGGAGGTGATGCGCATCCAACGCCACGGCGTCCGTGCGGTCGTCGCGGGGGTCGAGGCCCGGAACACCGCCCAGGCGGCCGCCGCGGCCCGTGAGGTCCACCGCGAGCTGGGAGCCTGCGTCGAGCGGTTCCTCACCAGCCGCGGGATCTTCGCGCGGGAACCGGGCGACACAGAGTCGCGCCCACCGGTCCGTTGGCACGGTGCGTTCGGCCGCCGTAGCAGGGCCAGCCGCCTCGCGCCGGTCGACAGCGGTGCCGAGCGTGCGGTTCACCATGTCCGTGAGCAGATCATCCGGGGGGAGCTGGCTCCGCGTCAGCGGCTCGACCGGGAGTCGATCGCCGACGCGATCGGAGTGAGCCGGACGCCGATGCGGGAGGCCGTCGTCGCGCTGGAACGCGAAGGGTGGATCACGGTCGAACCCCACCGCGGCGCCTTCGTGAACGCCTTCGACGCCGACTACGTCCGGGATCACTACGAGATCTTCGCGATCATCTTCGGTCTCGCGACGACGCTGACCTACAGGCGCGGCGGCGATCCCGCCGTCGAGCGCCTGCTGGCCTTCCAGCCGGCTCTTCGCGCGGCCTCGGATCCTGACTCCTTCGAGCGGGTGAACGCCGAGATCCTCGACCTGATCATCGAGACGGCGGACAGCCCGCCGCTGATCGGCGCGCTGCGCGCCATGCCGGAGATCGTCCCCGACTTCTTCAGGCAGGTCCCGGGCGCGATGCAGGCACAGGGGCAGGGCTTCGACGAGGTCTGTACGGCGCTGCGCGACGGCGACACGGATCAGGTCGAAACGGCGTGGTGGTCACTGATGAGCGGGGTGGCTGACCGCGTCGTCGACTTCCTCGACCGTCGGGACCAGGGGGCCGCGCGCGTCAGCGCGGCAGGATCCCGGGGTTGAGGATTCCGGCCGGGTCGAACGCTGCGCGGACACGGGCGAAGATCTCCCGTTCGGCGGCTGTGCGGGAGAGCGGCAGCCAGTCGGCCTTCAGTGCTCCGATTCCGTGCTCGGCCGAGATCGAGCCGCCGAGGGAGGCCACATAGGAGAAGACCGCGTCCTGGTGGCGGCCGTCCACCTCGGCAGCCGGGGCGATGTTGACGTGCACGTTGCCGTCGGCGACATGACCGAACGTGATGACCCGTGCGCCAGGGTCCACGGCGGTCACCACATCGCCGACGGAGGTGGCCAGTTCCACCCAGCGTCCGGCGGGAACCGAGACGTCGAGTTTCAGCGGCGGTGCCAGGAAGCCCGCCGCTTCAGGATGCCGCTCCCGGTACGCCCAGAGGCGGGCACGGTCGGCCGCACCGTGCCCGACGGCGACGGGCAGATTGCCGGCCAGTTCGGCGAGCGCCTCCAACGCCCCTGCGTCGGAGGCCTCGAGCAGGAGATAGGCCTCGGCGGGGGCGTCCAGCGGCGGTGTGAGGTCGGTGTTGCGTAGCAGGATGTCGAGCCCCGTCCGGGTGAAGAACTCCGCCGAGACCAGCCCGGGAACCTCCTGGAGGGCCCTGATCGCCAGACCGTGCAACTCCGCCAGCCCCGGCAGGCCCAGCACCGCGACGATCGGGTCGCGCAGGCGTGGCACCAGCCGCAGGCGCGCCTTCGTGACGACCGCCAGGGTGCCCTCCGAACCCGCCAGCAGGCTCGGGTAGTCGTAGCCCGTGTTGTCCTTCGTCAGCCCGGACAGGTGCGACAGGACGGTGCCGTCCGACAGGACCGCCTCGACTCCCCGGATCTGCGCCCGCATGGGCCCGTTGCGCAGGACGCGTACGCCGCCGGCGTTCGTGGCGATCGTGCCGCCCACGGTCGCGCTGTGGCGGCTGGTGATGGCCACCCCGAAATCCAGGTCGGGATGTGCGTCCGCGAGCTGCGCCAGGGTGACCCCGGCACCGGCCGTCACCTGCATCGCGGCCCGGTCGACCGGGCCGAGCGAGTCCAGGCGGCCCAGGCTCAGCACCAGCTCGCCGGCACGCGGCACCCCGCCGCCGACCAGGCCGGTGTTGCCGCCCTGTGGCACGACGGGAATTGCCGCGGCGGAGCACAGCGCCAGTACCGCGCAGACCTCGGCGGTGTCCCGTGGCCGGACGACGGCGGAGGCGAACCCGCGATATCGCCCGGTCCAGTCGACCACGTACCCGGCGGTCCGCGAGTCCGTCAGCACGTGCTCCGCACCGACGACGTCGACCAGATCCTGACGCAGACCCGCCGGGAGGCTTGGGCGGGAAAGCGATTCCTCGGCGGACGGCAGAACCATCGACCTGCTCCTTTGG contains these protein-coding regions:
- a CDS encoding GntR family transcriptional regulator, whose product is MSFLTRDLSPRDVRRIRTAVRRNDGEVVADHIRNMIVWGELRSGERLVPEEIAEELGISRIPVREGIIALEREGWVAVEPRRGSFVRGIDRRTARDHYVLLGAVQGFVAVRATQRAQDADVRMLAEHVRLIGDAGCVHDTTDVYDSFTAVLRAAARSVRADRLLRVLPEYASADTFDDREEVMRIQRHGVRAVVAGVEARNTAQAAAAAREVHRELGACVERFLTSRGIFAREPGDTESRPPVRWHGAFGRRSRASRLAPVDSGAERAVHHVREQIIRGELAPRQRLDRESIADAIGVSRTPMREAVVALEREGWITVEPHRGAFVNAFDADYVRDHYEIFAIIFGLATTLTYRRGGDPAVERLLAFQPALRAASDPDSFERVNAEILDLIIETADSPPLIGALRAMPEIVPDFFRQVPGAMQAQGQGFDEVCTALRDGDTDQVETAWWSLMSGVADRVVDFLDRRDQGAARVSAAGSRG
- a CDS encoding FAD-binding oxidoreductase, coding for MVLPSAEESLSRPSLPAGLRQDLVDVVGAEHVLTDSRTAGYVVDWTGRYRGFASAVVRPRDTAEVCAVLALCSAAAIPVVPQGGNTGLVGGGVPRAGELVLSLGRLDSLGPVDRAAMQVTAGAGVTLAQLADAHPDLDFGVAITSRHSATVGGTIATNAGGVRVLRNGPMRAQIRGVEAVLSDGTVLSHLSGLTKDNTGYDYPSLLAGSEGTLAVVTKARLRLVPRLRDPIVAVLGLPGLAELHGLAIRALQEVPGLVSAEFFTRTGLDILLRNTDLTPPLDAPAEAYLLLEASDAGALEALAELAGNLPVAVGHGAADRARLWAYRERHPEAAGFLAPPLKLDVSVPAGRWVELATSVGDVVTAVDPGARVITFGHVADGNVHVNIAPAAEVDGRHQDAVFSYVASLGGSISAEHGIGALKADWLPLSRTAAEREIFARVRAAFDPAGILNPGILPR